The genomic interval GCCCGCCTGAGTTCAAATCCAGACAGGAACATTTatgattaatgaaaaaaaaaaaatccagccagGCACTGTCCCAACCAGCTGTGTGAACCCTAAGCTGCTCATTTAAATTCTCTGAATCCTCATCTCCATAAAAGGAGTTTATCAGTAACTCCTGCCTCCCGAGGATtctgtcttcttgcctggaaagtgcttgctggggacttccctggtggtccagtggctaagactccatgctctcaatgcagggggcccagggttctatccctggtcggggaactagatctcacctgctgcaactaagagttcacatgctgcaactaaaaatcttgcatgccacaacaaagatagatcttgcatgccacaactaatacctggcataaccaaataaataattaaggggggaaaaaagaaagtgcaTGATGAGGTTGGCCATTCACTTATGGAACACTGGGCTTTAGAGGGGTatctgaatctgtgtctcccaaGACCATCTCTCCAGCTGCCTGGGAGGAATGTACACTTGGGATGAAGAAAGGGGTTCCCCACCACCTGCCAGACTTTCTCTCTGAAGGATGGGCAGAGGTCCTGGGACTAATCAATCACTGGGAGGGGCCAGACAACTGcccgggggtggggaggacgTCAGCATTTACCCGGTTTTCTCAGAAGCCGCTGAGATCCTGGCTCTGAGATCCTGGCTCTGACAGGGCGAGGGGTGGGGGAAAGAATGAACCAGAAGGCTGGAAAAGGATGAGTGGtctggatagcagccaccctccctgcccccacccacccccagggtgCTAATGGGGCAACCGCCGCCTTAAGCCTCAAAAGACAACCACCACCAGAAAGAGACACTGAACCGTTTATTGGCCTGGGCCTGAGTCTCAGGCAGGAGGGGCATCTGGGGAGCTGTGTAAGGGGAGACGAGCCCCCAACTGGCTCCTTGCCCCCCCAGagatcccctcccccagcctttgCAGTCACAAGAAATCACTTTCAGGCATGAGggttccttccccccaccccctaggTGAACTGCACCCCAGCTCTCCAGCGGGGAGATAAGCCAGCAATGACAAAGGGGTCGGTGCAGGACCAGACCTCTCTTTGGCAGCTTCAATACAGACAAGAGGAGACAAAATAGCATGCATCCTGGGAGACATGGCGAGGGGAGGGAACCACAtatattacacatacacacacacacacacacacacacacacgcacacacagacactgaCAGACGCGCATAAATATATGTTTGTACCGCAATACCCCTTCCCTCCATCCACAGATTTAGCAAAGTCCTTCTGGAGTGGGTTAAGAGAGGGCATCCCACCATTGTCCTTGATACCCCCACCCCCGTGCTCCACCTGGTGTAGCTGGGAAGGAGGCACAGGGGGCTCAAGGCTGTCCTGCCCTAGACTGGGTACCTTGGTGGGTCTGGAAGTGAGTGGCGCTTGAGGGCGGGTGGTTATTTTATGGGGGGTTGGAGGTATGGTGTCAACAGCTCCCCTGGCACTTTCTCCTATTCCACCCTGCCCCACTGGGAGAGCCCTCCTCAGGCCCccagaccagttttcccagccctGGGTGACTCCTCTGAGCCCCCAGTAGTGCAATCTGGCCAACGAGGTCTGAGAGTGGGGGTtagtcccccccgcccccacgtgGTTTCCTGGCATCTCCTgtagaataagaaaagaaagggaagaagttgCCAGAGTGGCAGCTGGTGACATTTGGGGAAGCTGTGGATTTGAGGCCAGGAACTGTTTGCCCCAGGGCTGCCCAGAAAGATCAGAGAGGAGATCTCCAGCCCCTCAGGATGCAGTGGTTCCAGGGGAGTAGGCTCTGAGGTGGCCAGAAGAAGGTGGCAAGGGGGGACGGTAAATTCAGAGAGGGGAGTCAGAAACAGGGCGGAGAGTCAGGCGACATGTTGACATTCTTCATCTGGGGTTGGAAATGGCTCCTATGCTGTGTTCCACTCGAGCACCTGCCTGCTGTCACTCAGGTCCTTTCCaggttcccccaccccacccccgtccccGGTCCTCCCCACAATCCAGTTTCAAAGAGGTCACCATGCTGAGCCCCAGGACCCTGCTTGCTGCTGTGCCATCTGACTGGTCAAAGCCTCAGTTGACCGTCCCAAGCATGAAAAATCTTCAGCATCACCCAGGTCTGTGGAATGGGGGCATCTTACTTGGCAATCCCTGCCCCCCCACAGCCCCATTTCTGTCCCAGGTCCCCGGAGCTTCTCCACGGAACTCTGCCATGGTGGCCTGGCTGTCAGCCCACTTGCCCCTCACACCATTGTGTTGCCCTCCAGAAATGTGGGTGACGTGGGCAtctgcatgcccttctccagggaactggAGCTGCGAAGGGGCAGGAGGTGGTGGCCCGGGGTTCCGTCCCGCCGCCCCTGCACCCCTGCCGCCTGCCGCCAGCACTGCAGCGGCCGTAACACCTCCCGCCGCAGGTCCCGGCTGCGCCACGTGTAGATGACCGGGTTGAGCAGCGAGTTGAGGGTGGCGAAGGCAAAAAAGTAGTGGGCCTGGTAGAGCATGGGGCAGGTCCGGACCGGACAGGCATAGTCCAAGAGGAGGATGCTAAAGGCGGGCAACCAGCAGAAGATAAAGACACCCAGCACGATGGTGACCGTCTTGAGCAGGGCGAGTGTCTGTGGGGCGGCCACATCAGCCTGGCTGGAGCGGACCACACAGTAGATGCGGATGTACAGAGCTACGATGGCCGACAGGATGACCGAGAAGATGGTCACCACGCAGAGCACGTAGGGCTTGGCGTAGAGCGGCAGAACAGTGGAGCAGGCCTCCAGGTGGCCCAGGCAGTTCCAGCCGAGGATGGGCAGGCCGCCGAGGACCAGCGAGATGAGCCATGAGGCCGCGATGAGCAGCAGCATGCGGCAGCTCTTGTCACTGCCGTAGAGCTTGACCTTGGCGATGGCCACGTGCCGCTCGATGGCGATGGCCAGGAGGCTGAAGACAGAGGCGGAGAGCGTGATGAAGGCAGAGCCCTCGCGGGCGAACCACTGCACAGGCGTCAGCCCTAGTGTGACAGAACCAGAGAGCAAGGTATTGGCTATGAAGGCCACGCCCGCCAGCAGGTCTGACGCCGCTAGGTTGCCCAGGAACAGGTACATGGCCGAGTGGAACTTGCTGTTGCGGGCAACTGCGATGAGCACCAGGAGGTTCTCTACTATGATGGCACAACACAGGAGGATGATGAGGGCCGAGGCCACCTGACGGGAGGGCGTATCCTTCGTGTCGGGACTCTCCTTGGTGTAATTATAGTGTTCCCTGACCTTGCTGGAGCTTAGGTACTCTGAGTACACGCTGCCCATGGTGGGGCTCAGTAGCCAGCTGGGGCCATGGGGCTGTTGATGCTGCAGAGAgaaaacacagacagacagacagacaggtcaGTGCTGTGGCTGCAGCCTGGGCTGACTCTGCACTGGGCTGTGGTTCACATTCCAGTTCTGTCACATGAAGTCAGAATTATCATCATCTCTGCTTTACAAAtgggggtgcttcccaggtggcactagtggtaaagaatcagcctgacaatgcaagagaggcaagagacgcaggttcgatccctgggtcgggaagatcccctggaggagggcatagcaacccattccagtattcttgtctagagaatcccatgaacagaggagcctggcgggcttcagtccacagggtcacaaagaatcagacacgactgagcgattgagcaaATGAGCACTGCTTTACAAATGGGAAACCCAGAGAGGTCAATTCACTTTCCCAAAGCCTCAAAACTACTTAGTGGCAGAGCCTCAGAGACCCACTCCAAAGCGACTAAAACCTCTAGGCTACAGCGTCTTGCAAAGGAACAGAAGCTCCCCTAACGGGCATGAGAGATGTGAAGTGGACTTCTGGAAGCCTTACCCACCCACCCAGACAGGGAGTCTTAGTCAGAACCTGGAGGCTTGTCTCCTTTCTCGAATACACTGGAGCCTCGGGCCCCGTGCCGCCTGCCAACCTGGGTCAGCGAGATGCTGGTCGCTGATAGCACCATCCCCTGCTCATTACCACCCACTGCTCTGGATTTCAGGCTGGGTTTAAGCCTAGAGGCCCTGGGTGTTCCCGAGATAAGGTTTTGGGGAGACACCTGGGCGGCCCCAAGGTTTGAGCATCACAGAGGTCACATCATCTTCAAGGACATAGACCTTGCAGGCAATCCAGGGATCAGCCCCACTCCCACATCTGACATGGTGTGGAACGCTGGACCAAGTCACTTGATGCTTGGTCTCTAGGTCTCAGTGGCCTCATCTGTGCAATGGGGAGAAGAAAGCCCATTTCAGAGGGGTGATGGGAAAATCCTGTTGAATGATACTTGCAGCACATTTAGCACATAGCAGGCACACAATAAATATTAGCTTATATTATTAGCTCCCCTCTTCCTGCCATGCCATAGGGAGGGACTAGGTGCCTTCTTCCCAGTCTTTTGGGAGGGGATGCCGAGGGAGCCAGCTGGGCACAAGTCCACAACAGCCTGTTCTCATCAGCACCATCTAGCCCTGCCCTGGGACACAGGGTCTTAGCCGGGTGGGCAGGGCCCCCGTggcacccccctccccagccaggaTGAAATCCAGATGTGAGAGCCTTGGAACACACAGGGTGGAGTCCTTGCTCTCCAGTCACATCCGGTGTGGGGAAGGCTGGGAGGGGATGATGGGATGGGGGAGCCACAGGAGACCCGTCTGGGAGGTCCTGGCTGGGAGGATGGGGCAGCTGGGGCAAAGTCATGTGAGTGGTGAGGGGGCGTTCAGCCCCGCGGGGAAGAGGAGGGGACGGTATTCCCTTCCATGAAAGCCTGAGTCACCCCTCTGCCAAGGAAAACTGAGccgtggggggagggggcgggaaggAGCGCGTAGGCAGAGAGGGTGAGAGGCCAATACCATGGCCTCTCCCCagcttgggaattggggcggggGCCGGGAGGTGGTCTCAGAGGAACTGGTGTAGGGTGTGCCTTTCACGGGGGCCACAAGGGGGGCCAGGAGGAAGCTCCAGACCAGCAGTTAGTTAATGGAGTGGGAGGGCGCGGGAACAGCCCTCCCCAAGTCCCTGGAAACATGCCTTGCAAGGACCACACGTGCATGCCAGGAGCACCGGTTCCAGAAAAGGCTGGTTAGGCCGGTTCTCTGTGAGCCTGGGAATGATGAGGGGCTTCCGGGGTCGTCCAGCCATCTCAGTCTCGGACACCCCCTCGGAGGGGCGCCCTGGCCCCGGGCCTGACAGAGGCAGCTGCTCCCCCTGGGCAAAAGGACATCCGTCCTAGTTTGGGAACAGAGAAAGGCTTGTGCGCATCCCCAGGGACTGTCGCTCCGCCCAGATGGCCACACAGAGGCCCCTTGTTCCCCTGCCGGACGGGGCCCAGGCGCCCCGATGCCCTCTGCCCATTGCAGCGGGCTTGGCCCAAGTCTTGGGCCTTCCCAGACCGACAGTCCGGCCAGAAACAGTCCCGCGCTCTGATTGGCTCATTTTCAATCTCAGAGTTTTGAGCAACTCAGGACTATTGGCCGGAGCTTTGCATCCTCAACATTTGATTGGTCCAGTTGGGGGCGCTCTATGGCTTGCACTACTGAGCCGGCCCTTTCCAGGCGGTTGGAGCTCATTTCTTTTCGAGGACATTTGTTAAGACTGTGTGGATGTCCCCCGGGAGAGTCTGAACCACAGCCTGACCGCTGGGTCACCCCGACCAGTCACCCTCGGGCTGCCCTGGCCTACTGGCCCCCTCCTGGGGATCATAATTGAGAATCGAGGGCCCGTGGCAGGTCTGGGAAGCACCCTTGCTGGTGGGCTAGAAGCCCAGGGTGTGCCCCCTGCACCGCCCCTCAAACCCCTCTCCTGTCTGGTGGCCCAGAGAAAGATTTATGGCCGATTCCTAGAGAAATAAGAAGTGGTTTCAGTCCTCATACCCCAGGGACTGACCAAAATGTCGTCTTCTTCCTTGGGAGACTACCCTCACTTCTTATAGCCTCAGAAGGAAGGGTGGTTAGTTAGAGAAGAGGAGTGCCTCTTTCTTCTCCACTAGGACGTCGCCTAAGGCAGGTTCACGATTCCCAGAAAGAGGAACCAGGGTCTGGAGGCTGGAGCTGGCACAGTCACCCTGAGGTAAATACAGGCCTGGCCTGCTTCCCCTCCCTGCATCAGGCTCCCAGGCGTGGCTAACGCagggcctgactcctcttcaccttcatcaaggcaGTCACCTCCCAGATGCTCAGTAAGTGGTCACTAGGTTCAGCACTGGGGAATGGCCAGGCCTGAAGCAAGAGGGACAAGCGATGGGGtttggagggaaggaaagggagacACACCAAGACTGTTCAGGGGGAGATTaggagagaggaaggcaggaggaagtCTCAGTGGCTTCCAGAAGCCCCTCCCGCAAGTTCTATGAAGGCATGCCCTGTGGTTACTGATCCTCTGGGCATTCACAGGTCCCATGCCCCTCGCCCTAGGGTATCCCCTTGGGCTCAGTTTCCCTTCAGTTGCCCTCTACTTCCCAGGGggcccggtggtaaagaatctgcctgcatttcaatccccaggtcaggaagatcccctggagggggaaaaggcaacccactccagtattcttgccgaagaaatccctggcgggctacagtccatggggtcacaaagagtcagacacgactaagctcGCGTGCATGCATCCATGACCCCCTATACTGCCATTCTCCATGAAGCAGCCAGGGGGAGCTTTTAAATTTATAGCTTCAATATGTCACTCCTCACCTCCAAACTCTTCCTTGGTTCCCCAGTATCCAAAgtggcccctgcccacctccactCATCCCACTCTCCCCCAGAGCCATTCCACTGGACCACACTGGCCTCTCACGTTTCAGCCCCATGCCTACCTAAGAGCTTTTGCCTCTGCTGTTTCTTCACCTGGCATGGCCTTCCTCTTTCAGGTTTCTGTTTAGTGGCCTCTAACCACTAGGCTATCCTAGCCACCTTCCCTAGGCCCTTTCTATCACAGCGTCTTTTACTATATTCACAGCACTCGCCAATCTCAGAAATTATCAttgtatttcttgtttttttgtcaACTTCCATGGTTGAATGTGTGTCAGAGGCCAGCAGCTAAATCCTTCAGCCCCTGGAAGGATGCCTGGCATACTTAGAAAGCACTCAGAAAATGtgtgggatggatggatgaatggatggatggatgaatagatgaatgaatgaacaagtgaacGAGGGCCCCGGAGGGTGGAAGCTCCTAAACTCAGCCCTGGCTCAGACAACAGTAAAGGAGGCGACAGCCACCTCTGGTCCGCGGGCAGGCCACCCCCACCAGGCGAAGCCCAGCGTCTCCTTGGAGACACAGCACAACCCGCCCCCGCCCTCAGGCAGTAGTCTCGGCCTCCTTATCTGGCGGTGGAATGCACGGTATCCACACTGGCTGCCTCTGGGGCCGAGCCTCCTTTCTTCCGCGACAGCCACACGCAGGGGACCCCCAAGTCtccaagtgggggtgggggacgccTGTGCATCCAGCCCGGGGCCCCGCCTCGATCTTCCCAGAGGACTGGGGAGAGGCGGGGAGAGGGCCCAGCGACAGCTGCGCCGCGAGCGCCGCGCCCGTGTTGCTCCACGCGGGACACCGTGGGCTCAGCGCGTGGCGCCTGGAGTGTCTGACTAGGGCAGAGTCTGGTGAGGGGATGGAAATCCCCGGTGAGTCAACTCGTGCCCGAAGGAGTGGGCGAGGTTCCCACGCTTGTCTGGGCCCAGAACCGCGCGGGGTCCGCGCCACGCGTGCCTGGGCCCGCGCCCCTTCCCCAGGCCCCAGGGGAAAGAAGAGGCGCCGAAGCCACGCAGTCAGGTTCACTTTCCCTTCAGAACAAAGTCACGACTCCACGGGGGACAGGGCGGAGGATTGGAAGAGATGAGCTactcagggaaactgaggcagaggacCAGACGCGCAGGAGGTGGGCATCTGCCCTCCTCGGGGGCCCCGCCCCTTGGTTGTACCGCGGCGCGCAGCACCTTTCGCCCTCGTCCAGCCGGAGTCAGCAAAGAGGGgcgtcctcccctcccccatataCAGTCCCCAAACCCCTGGTCCGGGGGGCACGGCATCCAGCCTCCCAGTCTCCGACCGAAAGCGCTTGGATTCCGCCTTCTCTTCCCGGCCAACTTCCTGCCGCTGGAGAAGGCGGGGAACTCGGTCTGGGGGTTCGCGGCCAAGGCAATGGGGCCTCCTAAGGTCGTGGAGAGAGCGCACGATGACCACTCCCTGGGTGCAGCCGGAGGACCGGCAGTGCGTGCGCGCCCCGGGAGCCCCCGACCCCTGGCGGGCTTTCCTAGCTCGGATCCGAGACCTCCGGGGACCGGGGCCCGCCCTTTCTGCCTCCCCCTCGCCACGCACGCTCACCTGGCTAGGCCGACCCGGCTCCTTGCCCGGGCCGGAGGGGCTTTGGCGCCTGCGTCCCCCGGGACGGCCGCGGCAGGGGCTGGGActgcccgccgggctcctctgcgtCCCGGGGCTGGGGACTGGGGACTCAGGGGCACGGAGGGAAGAGCCGCCTTGGCCCCCACTCGCCCCGCCCTGTCTCCGCCTCCTTTCCGGCCGGCGGCTGCAGCAATGAATTCCAGATGTGATCAGCTCAGCGGGGCGCGCGCGAGGGCGGGCGTGGGGGAGGCGCGCAGGGTCCCTTTGTCCGCACCCCCACCTacagccctgccccctcccagcccccacccgtGAGAACCGGCCAGCGCATGACGTCGCGCAGCCCCGTACTGTCCAGTCGCTCCTGCCCAGGTGGCCTCGACCTGAAATAACTGTCTTGGATTGCAGATATACTCTTGGCCCCTGCCTGGGATCCTGGAATTGCAGGAGGGCAAGGAATTGCCTTACTTATTCAGCAGGGAGCCACGAAGCACCTACTAAGGTCAACACATCAAATAGGCATTAAGCGCCCGCTATGTGTTCATCCAACAAATAAGCAAGTTCCTATTATGTGCTAGATGAtggcggtggtttagtcgctaagtggtgtgcgactcttgcaaccccatggactgtagcccgcggcTCCTCCTTGGGATTTTGATTTCCcaaacaaggatactggagtgggtagccatttccttctccaggggatcttcctgacccaggacccaCTGGCGagtggatgctttaccactgagccagggaagcccagtaattgCTAGGCCCTGCCACAAAGAATGGATTGGTTTTTGCCTCGATAAGGCCCCAGAATTGAGGCCCTGGGCCATCTGCCTTAGAAGACTGGGAGCACTCAGCAGCCTCCaccgcctctgtccatggagtatGCTCCTTGCGGTCGACCAGCAGGCCCAAGCTAATTATTGCTTTTCAAGTTGGTTCCCAGTCTTATAtccaggtttttgtttgtttgttttgttttggtttttttcccctttggctgAGCCTtgagggatcttaattccccaaccagggatcaaaccccatgccccctgcagtggaagtacaaagttttaaccactggaccgccagggaagtcctagccagTTCTTTAGTTTCCCATTTTTTCCTCACTCAGCTTTTCCTGGGCATCTCTGTGTGCCTGTCTGCAGAGAGGAAGCATttactgatgtgtgtgtgtgaaatcagGGACTAGACAATATGTCCCTCACTCCTtcggaaacggcaacccattcccatattcttgcctggaaaaattctatggacaagggagcctggcaggttatagtccatggggtcgcaaagagtcaaacataactgagtgacCCACGCACAGCCGTAGCAGtgaacagaaaagggaaaaaagtcctCCGCTTCATGGAACTTATGTTCAGAAAGGCACTATTTGTGGAAATGAATACATCATCTGCTTATATGTTTACTTATCACAATACAGTAAGCACCTGCCATGTGCCAGACACACATGGCTGGAGATATATCaggaaacaaaacagataaaactcCCTGTCCCAAGTTGATGTTCTACTATACTTGCTCagggcttccccactggctcagtggtaaagaattttcatGCAACGTAGCAgctgcaagagacttgggttcaatccctgggtcaggaagttttctctggaggaggaaatggcaacccactccagtattcttgcctggagaattccatggacagaggagcctggcgggctacagtccatagagtcacaaagaactgaacactactgaagcgacttagcatgcacacgtacTTGCTCAGAATATCTAAAGTATTACAGAAAGAAGAAACTGATAAATTTCCTGGGAGAGGAACTGAAAGATAGGGGACAGGGCATGGGAGGGACACAGCTTTCACTCTGTGAGTGCTTTTGTATCTTTTGACTTTTGTAACATGTACATATTTGCCCTATTCCAACAATAAGTTATGTTGAGGGAATTCacaggcggtccagtggttaggacttggggcTTTcgctgccatggcccaggttcagtctctggtcaggaaactgagattcccacaagccatgtggtaaaaaaaaaaattaattgatcaGTTAAACTGAAAATTAGACTGCTTGTACCCAgacgtgtgcttagtcacttagtagtgtccgactctttgtggattactgaatactggagtgggttgccatgccgtcctccgggggatcttcccaacccagggagggaacccaggtctcccacactgcaggcggattctttactgtctgaaccaccagagaagccctgataCCCAGACAGTGtaagaaaaaagagggagaaggTAGGTACACTCTTCTGTGTATTTGGTTGTGcggtacagcatgtgggatcttagttccccacccagggatagaacccaggctcttggcagtgaaagtgaggagtcttaacccttggaccaccagggaattcctcgtATGTCTCATATACTTCAGAGTGTTGTAAAGCAAAATGACAAAAAAGGGCATCTGCACTCCCATGTCAGTTTCAgtattattcatagtagccaaggtatggaaacaagtgtctgtcaacagatgaatggataaagatgtaagATTCCTTTATACATATGGTTTCCccgggggtaaagaatccacctgccaatgcaggaaatgagggttcagttcctgggttgggaagattccctggagtagaaaatggcaacccattccagtattcttgcctggagaatccccatggacagaggatcctggcaggctacagtccatggggtcacaaatagtcgaacacgactgagtgagcatgcacacacatataaatatacatatatatatatatatacatacacatatacataatggaatattgtcCACCAATGTGAAAAGAAATTCTGtaattttcaacaacatggatgaaatttGAGGGCtttatgccaagtgaaatgagccagacaaagacaaataccacatgtgtgctaagtcacttcagttgtgttcaactctttgcaactccatggactgtagcctgccaggctcctctgtccatggggattctccaggaaagaatactggagtgggttgccatgctctcctccaggggatcttcccaacctagggtctCCTGCAGCTACTGTATTGCacgtaaattctttaccactgagccacaggggaagcccctaaataccacatgctatcacttatatgtggaatctttaaaaaacaacaacaacaaaggtatagaaacagagagtaggaAAGGTGTTTGCCagatgctggggggtgggggaagtgggGAGAGATTAGCAAAAGGGTGCAAACTTTCAGTTAAGATAAATAAGGCTAAGAATTTCATATACAGCACAGTGACTACAGTTGATAATACTGTATCAAGGaattgaaatttgctgagagtagAACTGAACTGCTgttacacccacacacacacacaaaagataaaaGCATGAGGTGAAGGATGTGCTCATTAACTGGATGAGGGGCAATCCtttcacagtatatatatatgtcaaatcaCCCGGATATACACTTTAACTTACCATTTTACACGTCAGTCATGCCtcataaaagacaaaatttttaaagacagttATGGATGCTGGGATCCCACATAATGCAaccaattaaaaagagaaaaagagaagtttaGTGCACGCTTCTGTATGCATACCATATTCCATAAATTATGTTGAAAAGCAAAActttgaaaaaggaaattaaagttgATCCATTTGTgcctattaaaaaggaaaatcgGAGTCGTCTTgatatgaaactgttttcaacgTAAGATGAAAAAAAGCACAATGTAGATGAGTTTGCATTGCTCGCTTGCCTGTGTTTCTGGATATATTTATTTACCAGGActgtataaatacatacacatttgCCTGTGGAGAAACAGGCCGTCTTGTGGGGAAGGCACAAGACACCGTCACAGTGGTTACCCCCAGGGAGGGAGACGGGGGGACAGGTGAAAATACATACGCATTTGCCTATGGACAACCAGGCCATCTcaggggggtgagggggaggcACAAGATACCGTCACAGTGGTTACCCTCAGGGAGGGACGCAGAGGGGGCAGGGGGACAGGTGAGAGGGGGCCAGACTTTTCATGGGGTACCATGGGGGGAGGGAGTGTTTGAAATTTTTAGCTCGTATTACAAattcaaaaaatttacaaagacATGAAAAATCACATTGAAGTAACAAATCACCAGGCTTTTTAGCTGTAAAATTgtttctataataataataataatagtaataacaaatAGTATCAATAACATAAATCAACAATAACATCATCAATAAACATATCCATGCTATTTATTCAACATGTCATGTCATGTTTATATTAAGAATACACATATTTAAGTTatcaataaggaaataaatattgaGAGTCAATAGATTAGTGTTACATGTCTGtggcatatatattcatataatgcaACAGAGAATGCTCTGAGCTAGCCCTAGCGATAccttgttggtttctgccgtccCAAACTGAAAGTCCAATGGAAGAGACAGAAGAAACCGAACGGTTCTAACACAGGAGGTAGCAGGGCTTTGatgagaagattttaaaaagccagagagtGACTTTGCTCCTTTTCCTGACTCAGATTTCAGTGTCCACTCAGCTTTGGGGCTAGACGGTGGGGTCCACTTGGAACCTCAGCAAAACCTCGCCGAATCCTCTGCCCAGGTGAAGTGCAGCCATGCAAATTCTAGAAACCAGGTGTTCAACCCACAGAGGACAaagtacacatacacaaaa from Dama dama isolate Ldn47 chromosome 9, ASM3311817v1, whole genome shotgun sequence carries:
- the S1PR2 gene encoding sphingosine 1-phosphate receptor 2; protein product: MGSVYSEYLSSSKVREHYNYTKESPDTKDTPSRQVASALIILLCCAIIVENLLVLIAVARNSKFHSAMYLFLGNLAASDLLAGVAFIANTLLSGSVTLGLTPVQWFAREGSAFITLSASVFSLLAIAIERHVAIAKVKLYGSDKSCRMLLLIAASWLISLVLGGLPILGWNCLGHLEACSTVLPLYAKPYVLCVVTIFSVILSAIVALYIRIYCVVRSSQADVAAPQTLALLKTVTIVLGVFIFCWLPAFSILLLDYACPVRTCPMLYQAHYFFAFATLNSLLNPVIYTWRSRDLRREVLRPLQCWRQAAGVQGRRDGTPGHHLLPLRSSSSLEKGMQMPTSPTFLEGNTMV